Proteins encoded in a region of the Pelmatolapia mariae isolate MD_Pm_ZW linkage group LG16_19, Pm_UMD_F_2, whole genome shotgun sequence genome:
- the nol10 gene encoding nucleolar protein 10, whose protein sequence is MQVSSVNDVKIYNLSYGKSLPEWLSDRKKRQLQKKDVEIQRRIELIQDFEMPTVCTSIKVSRDGQFILAAGTYKPRIRCYDTYQLSLKFERCLDSDVVAFDILSDDYSKLVFLHCDRYVEFHSQHGHYYKTRIPKFGRDFSYHYPSCDLYFVGASSEVFRLNLEQGRFLNSLQTDAVENNVCDINPIHHLFATGSSEGRVECWDPRVRNRVGKLDCALSSLAEGTEVQALPSISALKFNSSLTMAVGTTTGQVLLYDLRSSQPLLVKDHLYNLPINSLNFHNQLDLVVSSDSKIIKIWNKDTGKLFSSIQPQTNINSVCVYPNSGMLFTANEDPKMNTFYIPALGPAPRWCSFLDNLTEELEESPESTVYDDYKFVTRKDLENLGLSHLIGSSLLRAYMHGFFMDIRLYHKVKSMVNPFAYEEYRKDKIRQKIEEARTQRVQVKKLPKVNKELALKLMEEGDDEAEVVSRKKKGKALPSILGDDRFKVMFENPDYQVDEQSEEFRLLNPIVSKVGQKRKKKLRLLAQQAAVSEQVPEDNDEEPEGRASSEEESSDDDKSWVEEVREQRRLLRQEDRDRRRQERKDADRNTVLVEREQNGGEESSNVAESKKTSQPQFYQIKAGEEFRSFNDMARKQKLQKTSLEERLKLEEHSETSGMADTAVGSKQLTFTLKKSEQQKKQQQAEREHHEERKKLRRSAGHLSSSRGRGRGWGGRGRGRH, encoded by the exons GCACTTACAAACCAAGGATTCGCTGCTATGACACCTACCAGCTGTCCCTGAAGTTTGAGCGCTGTCTAGATTCAGATG TCGTGGCCTTTGACATCCTGTCTGACGACTACTCCAAG TTGGTGTTTCTGCACTGTGACCGCTATGTAGAATTTCACTCTCAACATGGACACTACTACAAGACTCGTATTCCCAAGTTTGGTCGGGACTTTTCCTACCACTATCCCTCCTGTGATCTCTACTTTGTGGGGGCGAG TTCAGAGGTTTTCAGACTGAACTTGGAGCAGGGACGTTTCCTTAACTCTCTTCAGACTGATGCTGT GGAGAACAACGTGTGCGATATCAACCCCATCCACCATTTGTTTGCCACAGGATCCTCTGAG GGACGGGTTGAGTGCTGGGACCCCAGAGTCCGTAACCGTGTGGGCAAGCTGGACTGCGCCCTGAGCAGCCTCGCCGAAGGAACAGA AGTTCAAGCTCTGCCGTCCATCAGTGCGCTGAAGTTTAACAGCTCCCTCACCATGGCAGTCGGCACCACCACTGGTCAG GTGCTGCTGTATGACCTGCGCTCCAGTCAGCCGCTTCTAGTCAAAGATCACTTGTACAACCTGCCAATCAACTCCCTCAACTTCCACAATCAGCTGGACTTGGTTGTGTCTTCTGACTCCAAGATCATAAAAATCTGGAACAAAGACACT GGAAAGTTGTTCTCCTCCATACAGCCTCAGACCAACATAAACAGTGTTTGCGTCTACCCAAATTCAG GTATGCTCTTCACTGCCAATGAAGATCCCAAGATGAACACATTCTACATCCCA gctCTGGGCCCAGCACCTCGATGGTGCTCCTTCCTAGACAACCTAacagaggagctggaggagagcCCGGAGAGCACGGTGTATGATGACTACAAGTTTGTCACCCGGAAGGACCTGGAAAATCTGG GTTTGTCTCACCTGATCGGATCATCCCTCCTGAGAGCTTACATGCACGGTTTCTTCATGGACATAAGACTTTATCATAAG GTTAAAAGTATGGTCAATCCTTTTGCGTACGAGGAGTATCGCAAGGATAAGATTCGCCAGAAGATCGAGGAGGCCAGAACACAGAGAGTTCAGGTTAAG AAACTGCCGAAGGTGAACAAGGAGTTGGCTCTTAAACTGATGGAGGAGGGTGATGACGAAGCAGAGGTGGTTTCCAGGAAAAAGAAGGGCAAG GCTCTCCCCAGCATCCTGGGAGACGACCGTTTCAAGGTGATGTTCGAAAACCCAGACTACCAGGTGGATGAGCAGAGCGAGGAGTTCCGCCTGCTCAACCCCATCGTCTCCAAAGTTGGccagaaaaggaagaagaagctGCGGCTGCTAGCTCAGCAGGCTGCTGTTTCCGAGCAG GTGCCTGAAGATAACGACGAGGAGCCAGAGGGGCGAGCCAGCTCCGAGGAGGAGAGCTCTGACGATGACAAAAGCTgggtggaggaggtgagggAGCAGCGGAGGTTGCTTCGGCAGGAGGACAGAGACCGCCGGCGGCAGGAGAGGAAGGACGCAGACCGCAACACTGTCCTTGTGGAGAGGGAGCAGAACGGAGGAGAGGAATCCTCAAATGTGGCTGAGAGCAAGAAGACGAGTCAGCCGCAGTTTTATCAGATCAAAGCTGGCGAGGAGTTCAGAAGTTTTAATGACATGGCCCGcaagcagaaactacagaa GACTTCTCTGGAGGAGCGGCTAAAGTTAGAGGAGCACTCCGAAACCAGTGGCATGGCTGACACCGCAGTGGGCAGCAAACAGCTGACCTTCACTCTCAAAAAG TCGGagcagcagaagaagcagcagcaagCGGAGCGGGAGCACCACgaagagaggaagaagctgAGGCGCTCCGCCGGACACTTGAGCAGCAGCAGGGGCCGCGGGAGAGGCTGGGGCGGCAGAGGACGAGGCCGCCACTGA